A stretch of the Malus sylvestris chromosome 10, drMalSylv7.2, whole genome shotgun sequence genome encodes the following:
- the LOC126584792 gene encoding cyclin-D3-1-like, whose amino-acid sequence MNHNQHRNPQSRSLLLDALLCEEDKWEEHDDDQGEVVEQEVSSGENYNNGVSGKNPNCPSLFPMLLLEQDLFWEDEELVFVFSKEELQQTHFAKHLESLGKEESLISMARREAVLWMLKVNSHYGFTALTAILAVNYFDRFISSLHFQGDKPWMVQLVAVTCFSLAAKVEETQVPLLLDLQVEDTKYFFEAKTIQRMEILVLSTLQWRMHPVTPLSFVDHILRRLGLKTHLHWEFLKRCERLLLSVVVDSRFVGYLPSVLATATMMCVIDQVEPWNAIEYQNQLLGVLKISKEKVNDCYSQILDYDYACSNTTTIATAATDKRKHDQIPGSPSGVIDAYFSYDEISNDSWALGSSVSSSPEVHFKRARNAEAEEKEMKLASLNRLFVGIISSPP is encoded by the exons atgaatcacaaccaacaccgaAACCCACAAAGCCGTTCACTTTTACTGGATGCTTTGCTCTGTGAGGAGGACAAATGGGAGGAGCACGACGACGACCAAGGAGAAGTAGTGGAACAAGAAGTGAGTAGTGGTGAGAACTACAACAACGGCGTCAGTGGGAAAAACCCAAACTGCCCTTCTCTGTTTCCCATGCTCCTGTTGGAACAAGATCTGTTCTGGGAAGATGAGGAGCTTGTCTTTGTTTTTTCGAAAGAGGAGCTGCAACAGACGCATTTCGCCAAACACTTGGAGAGCTTGGGGAAAGAGGAGTCGTTGATCTCCATGGCTCGCCGTGAAGCGGTGCTGTGGATGCTCAAAGTGAATTCCCATTACGGGTTCACAGCCCTCACTGCAATCCTAGCAGTAAACTACTTTGATCGGTTCATCTCAAGCCTCCATTTCCAGGGAGACAAGCCGTGGATGGTCCAGCTTGTGGCCGTCACTTGCTTCTCTCTGGCTGCCAAAGTGGAAGAAACCCAAGTTCCTCTGCTTTTAGACCTTCAA GTGGAGGACACAAAGTACTTTTTCGAGGCGAAAACGATTCAGAGAATGGAGATTCTGGTGCTCTCAACTCTCCAATGGCGGATGCATCCAGTGACCCCACTTTCGTTTGTCGACCACATCTTAAGGAGGCTCGGATTGAAAACCCACCTCCATTGGGAGTTCCTCAAGCGCTGCGAGCGTCTCCTTCTCTCTGTAGTCGTCG ATTCGAGATTCGTCGGTTATTTGCCTTCTGTGTTGGCCACTGCAACAATGATGTGCGTTATAGACCAGGTCGAGCCTTGGAATGCCATTGAATACCAGAACCAGCTTCTTGGTGTTCTCAAAATAAGTAAG GAAAAAGTGAACGACTGTTACAGTCAGATACTCGACTATGATTACGCTTGCAGCAACACCACAACCATCGCCACCGCCGCCACCGACAAACGCAAGCACGATCAAATCCCGGGCAGCCCAAGTGGAGTGATTGATGCATATTTCAGCTACGATGAAATCTCAAACGACTCGTGGGCACTGGGATCATCGGTTTCTTCGTCCCCAGAAGTACATTTCAAGAGGGCTAGAAATGCTGAAGCagaagagaaagagatgaaATTGGCTTCACTCAATAGGCTCTTTGTGGGTATTATTAGTAGCCCACCttaa